In a single window of the Streptomyces sp. HUAS ZL42 genome:
- a CDS encoding LPXTG cell wall anchor domain-containing protein, whose protein sequence is MSSRRMTTIAGSLVAASFSTVMIFSFTASADDQGPGSSKGGKAVDEAPAGVKLTTTLPEQISVDNSSQETAITATVKNEGTKDSGKIQLLVVGFDGLTVKNVQGCSAIEKGNLPPGSNSGFACPIDNLAAGASKSYDVDAGFDLSKTGKICLPVQTGDGKKTFWQQGPVPFGTTNPSPNAPATPLLLGTDNKPVAPGGDELPKTGVGRDVLPLGAAGAGLIAAGVAGLWWSQRRPERQEA, encoded by the coding sequence ATGAGTTCTCGTCGTATGACGACCATCGCAGGATCGCTGGTCGCGGCATCTTTCTCGACGGTGATGATTTTTTCCTTCACCGCGAGCGCCGACGACCAGGGACCCGGAAGCAGCAAGGGGGGAAAGGCCGTTGACGAGGCACCCGCGGGCGTAAAGCTGACGACGACGCTGCCCGAGCAGATCTCGGTCGACAACAGCTCCCAGGAAACGGCGATTACGGCCACCGTGAAGAACGAAGGGACCAAGGACAGCGGCAAGATCCAGCTTTTGGTCGTCGGTTTCGACGGCCTGACGGTCAAAAACGTTCAAGGCTGCTCGGCGATCGAGAAAGGGAATCTCCCCCCGGGGTCGAACAGCGGTTTCGCCTGCCCGATCGACAATCTCGCGGCCGGCGCGTCGAAGTCCTACGACGTCGACGCCGGCTTCGATCTGAGCAAGACCGGAAAGATCTGTCTGCCCGTTCAGACCGGTGACGGGAAGAAGACGTTCTGGCAGCAGGGCCCGGTCCCGTTCGGTACGACGAACCCGTCACCGAACGCTCCGGCCACACCGCTGCTGCTCGGCACCGACAACAAGCCCGTGGCGCCGGGCGGTGACGAGCTGCCCAAGACCGGTGTGGGACGCGACGTCCTGCCGCTGGGCGCGGCCGGCGCCGGTCTGATCGCGGCG
- a CDS encoding protein kinase, which produces MGRVWRATDEMLDRPVAVKEMRIDGLDPEDTRTRRERTLREARATARIDHPNVVRVYDVVDEGERLWIVMELVAGRSLERIMAEDGPLGLAEAARIGLGLVAALRQVHAGGVLHRDIKPGNVIVETGARGRVVLTDFGIAAIQDAKALTMVGMLVGSPDYMAPERVSGRPQGPPSDVWSLGATLCAALGGRSPFSRDTTLATLHAVLYEEPELPATAGALRAVLAALLEKEPSVRPGLEDVETALYPVAYPEPTPTVAVGGGGAEPEGDAGPQDEAEYVSEPGPGPEPDARAVSGDVSDSVQALDMPTPPLPWVAPRESRTPALLQTPPVGKPEQETEPEPSPDRAATSAASSASTEAASSASTEAASSASTEAASEVRSEVRSETPAGRPGVAGAHLTGRVTAARAEAVTEERRPGGGQGPVGMPQGELPGPAVPSAPRRGRRRTGLVAAAGVLTAGAVVAVVLTTASGSPGDKHAGTSAGPSAVSSGPGDSPSPTVEGTSRPQSLPPGTHQEAGGYAWATPEGWRRDVKTGAEVHYTSPDGKQELVAKSSLARGDLMETWQTSEQNAHQGRDYRKIRLAETTFRGHPAVVWEYTFTLDGVSWHARLLGFNAQGKSYQINTWYQPDMEAEALRTYNKVKDGFVLL; this is translated from the coding sequence ATGGGGCGTGTGTGGCGTGCCACGGACGAAATGCTCGACCGGCCGGTCGCCGTCAAGGAAATGCGCATAGACGGCCTCGATCCGGAGGACACCCGCACCCGCCGTGAACGAACCCTGCGCGAGGCCCGCGCCACGGCCAGGATCGACCACCCCAACGTCGTACGGGTCTACGACGTCGTGGACGAGGGCGAACGCCTGTGGATCGTCATGGAGTTGGTGGCGGGCCGCTCCCTCGAGCGGATCATGGCGGAGGACGGACCGCTGGGCCTGGCGGAGGCGGCACGGATCGGACTGGGCCTGGTCGCGGCGTTGCGGCAGGTCCACGCGGGAGGAGTCCTGCACCGGGACATCAAACCGGGCAACGTCATCGTCGAGACCGGCGCACGCGGTCGCGTCGTCCTCACCGACTTCGGCATCGCCGCCATCCAGGACGCCAAGGCGCTCACCATGGTCGGCATGCTGGTCGGCTCCCCGGACTACATGGCTCCCGAACGCGTCTCCGGCCGCCCGCAGGGACCGCCGTCCGACGTGTGGTCCCTGGGTGCCACCCTCTGCGCGGCCCTCGGCGGCCGCTCCCCGTTCTCCCGCGACACCACCCTGGCCACGCTGCACGCCGTCCTCTACGAGGAGCCGGAACTCCCCGCGACGGCGGGCGCGTTGCGGGCGGTCCTGGCCGCGCTGCTGGAGAAGGAACCGTCGGTCCGCCCCGGCCTGGAGGACGTCGAGACGGCGCTGTATCCGGTGGCGTATCCGGAACCGACTCCAACGGTGGCGGTGGGCGGGGGAGGGGCGGAGCCGGAGGGGGATGCGGGACCGCAGGACGAGGCCGAGTATGTGAGTGAGCCGGGGCCGGGGCCGGAGCCGGACGCCCGGGCCGTGTCCGGTGACGTGTCCGACTCCGTGCAGGCGCTCGACATGCCGACGCCTCCCCTGCCATGGGTCGCTCCCAGGGAGTCGCGTACCCCGGCCCTCCTGCAGACGCCGCCGGTAGGGAAACCGGAACAGGAAACGGAACCGGAGCCCTCTCCCGACCGTGCCGCGACCTCGGCAGCCTCCAGCGCCTCCACCGAAGCCGCCTCCAGCGCCTCCACCGAAGCCGCCTCCAGCGCCTCCACCGAAGCCGCGTCCGAAGTGCGTTCCGAGGTCAGGTCCGAGACTCCTGCCGGCCGGCCCGGCGTAGCCGGAGCGCACCTCACCGGCCGCGTCACGGCGGCGCGTGCGGAGGCGGTGACCGAGGAGAGGCGGCCGGGCGGTGGCCAGGGGCCCGTCGGCATGCCGCAGGGTGAACTCCCCGGTCCCGCCGTACCGTCGGCCCCGCGGCGCGGCCGGCGCCGTACCGGACTGGTCGCCGCCGCGGGAGTGCTGACCGCCGGTGCGGTCGTGGCGGTCGTCCTGACGACGGCCTCCGGATCACCCGGGGACAAACATGCCGGGACCTCGGCCGGCCCGTCCGCGGTCAGTTCCGGCCCCGGTGACAGCCCCTCGCCCACCGTCGAGGGCACCTCCAGGCCGCAGAGCCTGCCGCCGGGCACGCACCAGGAGGCCGGCGGGTACGCGTGGGCGACGCCCGAGGGCTGGCGACGGGACGTGAAGACGGGCGCGGAGGTCCACTACACGTCCCCCGACGGCAAACAGGAACTCGTGGCCAAGTCGTCGCTGGCCCGCGGCGACCTGATGGAGACCTGGCAGACCTCGGAGCAGAACGCCCACCAGGGCCGTGACTATCGCAAGATCCGCCTGGCGGAGACGACGTTCCGCGGCCACCCCGCGGTGGTCTGGGAGTACACCTTCACCCTCGACGGCGTCTCCTGGCACGCGCGGCTCCTGGGCTTCAACGCGCAGGGCAAGTCGTACCAGATCAACACCTGGTACCAGCCGGACATGGAGGCCGAGGCCCTGAGGACCTACAACAAGGTCAAGGACGGCTTCGTTCTGCTGTGA
- a CDS encoding amino acid permease, with protein sequence MTSQPTVTKAGSGHGSPGTGTGEPGSGLQAGLKNRHLSMIAIGGVIGAGLFVGSSSGIATAGPGILLSYALVGTLVVLVMRMLGEMSAANPTSGSFSAHADRALGRWAGFSIGWLYWFFWVVVLAVEATAGAKILESWIPAVPQWGWALIVMVVLTATNLVSVGSYGEFEFWFAGIKVVAIAAFIVVGGLAVFGVLPGVDSDKAGLGNLTDHGGFLPNGPGAILTGVLLVVFSFMGSEIATLAAGESEDPQRAVTKSTNSIIWRIAVFYLGSIFVVVSLLPWNDASIADEGSYVAALDSLGIAHAGQIMNFIVLTSVLSCLNSGLYTASRMAFSLGERGDAPKAFARTTSRGVPMAAIIASVVFGFVAVFFNYRFPDSVFLFLVNSSGAVALFVWLVICFSQLRMRRIIQAEAPEKLVVKMWLYPYLTWATAALIVFVLGYMLTDTEHDGRETVLLSLLVAAVVLAVAFVKEKVLGKAALDRVTAERSRP encoded by the coding sequence ATGACCTCGCAGCCGACCGTCACCAAGGCCGGAAGCGGCCACGGAAGCCCCGGCACCGGAACCGGTGAACCCGGTTCAGGACTTCAGGCAGGGCTCAAGAACCGCCATCTTTCGATGATCGCCATCGGTGGTGTCATCGGGGCCGGCCTGTTCGTCGGTTCCAGTTCCGGCATCGCCACCGCCGGGCCCGGCATCCTCCTCTCCTACGCCCTCGTCGGCACCCTCGTGGTGCTGGTGATGCGCATGCTCGGCGAGATGTCCGCCGCCAACCCGACGTCCGGATCCTTCTCCGCGCACGCCGACCGCGCCCTCGGCCGCTGGGCCGGCTTCTCCATCGGCTGGCTCTACTGGTTCTTCTGGGTGGTCGTGCTCGCCGTCGAGGCCACCGCCGGTGCCAAGATCCTCGAATCCTGGATCCCCGCCGTCCCCCAGTGGGGGTGGGCCCTCATCGTGATGGTCGTGCTCACCGCGACCAACCTCGTCTCCGTCGGCTCGTACGGCGAGTTCGAGTTCTGGTTCGCCGGAATCAAGGTCGTCGCGATCGCCGCGTTCATCGTCGTCGGCGGGCTGGCCGTCTTCGGAGTGCTTCCGGGCGTCGACAGCGACAAGGCCGGGCTCGGCAATCTGACGGACCACGGCGGCTTCCTGCCCAACGGGCCCGGCGCCATCCTCACCGGTGTACTGCTCGTCGTCTTCTCCTTCATGGGGAGTGAGATCGCGACCCTGGCGGCCGGTGAGTCGGAGGATCCGCAGCGGGCCGTCACCAAGTCCACCAACAGCATCATCTGGCGTATCGCCGTCTTCTACCTCGGGTCGATCTTCGTGGTCGTGTCCCTGCTGCCGTGGAACGACGCCTCCATCGCCGACGAGGGCTCCTACGTCGCCGCCCTCGACTCCCTCGGCATCGCGCACGCCGGCCAGATCATGAACTTCATCGTGCTGACGTCCGTGCTGTCCTGCCTCAACTCCGGCCTCTACACCGCCTCCCGCATGGCCTTCTCGCTCGGCGAGCGGGGCGACGCGCCCAAGGCGTTCGCCCGGACCACCAGCCGGGGTGTGCCCATGGCGGCGATCATCGCCTCCGTCGTCTTCGGCTTCGTCGCCGTCTTCTTCAACTACAGGTTCCCGGACTCGGTCTTCCTCTTCCTGGTCAACTCCAGTGGTGCCGTGGCCCTGTTCGTCTGGCTCGTGATCTGCTTCTCGCAGCTGCGCATGCGGAGGATCATCCAGGCCGAGGCGCCGGAGAAGCTGGTCGTGAAGATGTGGCTGTATCCGTACCTGACCTGGGCGACGGCCGCACTCATCGTCTTCGTCCTCGGCTACATGCTGACCGACACCGAGCACGACGGGCGCGAGACCGTGCTGCTGTCGCTGCTCGTCGCGGCGGTCGTGCTCGCCGTCGCCTTCGTCAAGGAGAAGGTCCTCGGCAAGGCGGCCCTGGACCGGGTCACAGCAGAACGAAGCCGTCCTTGA
- a CDS encoding ribose-5-phosphate isomerase, with translation MRVYLGSDHAGYELKNHLVERLKEAGHDPVDCGPHIYDAQDDYPPFCLRAAERTAADPDSLGIVIGGSGNGEQIAANKVKGVRAALAWSEETASLGRQHNNANVLAVGGRMHTQDEATKFVETFLNTPFSGDERHIRRIDMLTAYETTGDLPPIPPHHPQQ, from the coding sequence ATGCGCGTGTATCTCGGCTCCGACCATGCGGGCTACGAACTCAAGAACCACCTCGTCGAACGGCTGAAGGAGGCGGGCCACGACCCCGTCGACTGCGGCCCCCACATCTACGACGCCCAGGACGACTACCCGCCCTTCTGCCTCCGCGCCGCGGAGCGGACGGCCGCGGACCCCGACTCCCTCGGCATCGTGATCGGCGGCTCCGGCAACGGTGAGCAGATCGCCGCGAACAAGGTGAAGGGCGTACGGGCGGCCCTCGCCTGGAGCGAGGAGACCGCGTCGCTCGGCCGCCAGCACAACAACGCGAACGTCCTCGCGGTGGGCGGGCGCATGCACACGCAGGACGAGGCGACGAAGTTCGTCGAGACGTTCCTCAACACACCGTTCTCCGGCGACGAACGCCACATCCGCCGCATCGACATGCTGACGGCGTACGAAACGACGGGAGACCTCCCCCCGATCCCGCCGCACCACCCTCAGCAGTGA
- a CDS encoding Fpg/Nei family DNA glycosylase, whose protein sequence is MPEGHTIHRLALDYANRFSGAPAQVTSPQGKFSDAAGLLTGAELTRTEAHGKHLFLGFRDADWIHIHLGLFGKVDFGPAPAPPPTDTVRLRLANSTSYVDLRGPTTCALITHTEKHAIHARLGPDPLREDADPATAYARVSHSRTTIAALLMDQKIIAGVGNVYRAEVLFRHNIDPYRAGKDITPTEWDAIWTDLVELMREGVRNNRIDTVRPEHTPESMGRPPRVDDHGGEVYVYRRATLPCHICGGEIRTAGLAARNLFWCPTCQPA, encoded by the coding sequence GTGCCGGAAGGGCACACGATCCACCGGTTGGCGCTCGACTACGCCAACCGTTTCTCCGGCGCGCCCGCACAGGTCACCAGCCCCCAGGGCAAGTTCTCCGACGCCGCCGGACTGCTGACCGGAGCGGAGCTCACCCGCACCGAGGCCCACGGCAAGCACCTCTTCCTCGGCTTCCGCGACGCCGACTGGATCCACATCCACCTCGGCCTCTTCGGCAAGGTCGACTTCGGTCCGGCCCCCGCCCCTCCGCCCACCGACACCGTTCGCCTCCGCCTCGCGAACAGCACCTCGTACGTCGATCTCCGCGGCCCCACCACCTGCGCCCTGATCACGCACACCGAGAAGCACGCCATACACGCCCGCCTCGGCCCCGACCCCCTCCGCGAGGACGCCGACCCCGCCACCGCCTACGCCCGCGTCTCCCACAGTCGTACGACGATCGCCGCCCTCCTGATGGACCAGAAGATCATCGCCGGCGTCGGCAACGTCTACCGCGCCGAAGTCCTCTTCCGGCACAACATCGACCCGTACCGCGCCGGCAAGGACATCACCCCCACCGAGTGGGACGCGATCTGGACCGACCTCGTCGAGCTCATGCGCGAGGGCGTCCGCAACAACCGCATCGACACCGTCCGCCCGGAACACACCCCGGAGTCGATGGGCCGCCCGCCGCGCGTGGACGACCACGGCGGCGAGGTGTACGTCTACCGCCGAGCCACCCTGCCCTGCCACATCTGCGGCGGCGAGATCCGCACCGCCGGCCTCGCCGCCCGCAACCTCTTCTGGTGCCCGACCTGCCAACCGGCCTGA
- a CDS encoding GNAT family N-acetyltransferase, whose translation MATDATGRAPDLRILRQDEWDEWYDNLLRAFGGIPEAAEEREKFRSLTEVDRSIGAWDGDVCVGTAGAFAFRLTVPGGSSVPAAGVTMVSVAATHRRRGVLRSMMRRQLEDVRAWGWPLAVLTASEPDIYGRFGYGVATHQLNVEVDTSRVRLSVPPGTDGIRLRYAAPADVLEACEAVYARQVPKRPGMLARMPGWDRLWLLDPESERGGASPLQCVVAERGEEVVGYARFRVKPDWDARGPKGTVELQDAQALDPAAHAALFRFLFDIDLTSTLSARARPVDEPWLHMVSDIRRCGLRQRDGLYVRLVDVGAALEARTYQAPVDVVFEVEDDFCPWNAGRWRLTGDAKGAACGRTTDAADVSLSVRELGSAYLGGVSLVSLGAAGRVRELRQGALAEASVGFGSVAAPWLPHGF comes from the coding sequence ATGGCGACCGACGCGACGGGCCGTGCGCCCGACCTGCGGATATTACGGCAGGACGAATGGGACGAGTGGTACGACAACCTGCTCCGCGCCTTCGGAGGGATCCCGGAGGCGGCCGAGGAGCGGGAGAAGTTCCGCTCGTTGACCGAGGTCGACCGCTCCATCGGCGCGTGGGACGGCGACGTGTGCGTGGGCACGGCGGGGGCGTTCGCCTTCCGGCTGACGGTGCCCGGTGGTTCCTCCGTGCCGGCCGCGGGCGTGACGATGGTCAGCGTCGCCGCGACGCACCGCCGGCGCGGGGTGCTGCGGTCCATGATGCGGCGGCAGTTGGAGGATGTGCGCGCGTGGGGCTGGCCGCTGGCGGTGCTCACGGCGTCCGAGCCGGACATCTACGGCCGTTTCGGATACGGCGTCGCCACGCATCAGCTCAACGTCGAGGTCGACACCAGCCGTGTACGGCTGTCGGTGCCGCCCGGCACGGACGGGATACGGCTGCGGTACGCGGCACCGGCCGACGTCCTCGAGGCGTGCGAGGCGGTGTACGCACGGCAGGTCCCGAAGCGTCCGGGCATGCTGGCACGGATGCCCGGCTGGGACCGGCTGTGGCTGCTGGATCCGGAGAGCGAGCGCGGCGGGGCCTCGCCGCTGCAGTGCGTGGTGGCCGAGCGGGGAGAGGAGGTCGTGGGGTACGCGCGCTTCCGCGTGAAACCCGACTGGGACGCGAGGGGCCCCAAGGGCACGGTCGAACTGCAGGACGCCCAGGCCCTCGACCCGGCCGCGCACGCGGCGCTGTTCCGCTTCCTGTTCGACATCGACCTGACGTCGACGCTCAGCGCGCGGGCGCGGCCGGTGGACGAGCCGTGGCTGCACATGGTGTCCGACATCCGCCGCTGCGGGCTGCGGCAGCGGGACGGGCTGTACGTACGGCTGGTGGACGTCGGGGCCGCGCTGGAGGCGCGGACCTATCAGGCGCCGGTGGACGTGGTGTTCGAGGTCGAGGACGACTTCTGCCCCTGGAACGCGGGGCGTTGGCGGCTGACGGGGGATGCGAAGGGCGCGGCCTGCGGGCGTACGACGGATGCGGCGGATGTGTCCCTGTCCGTGCGGGAGCTGGGGTCGGCGTACCTCGGCGGCGTGTCGCTCGTCTCGCTGGGCGCGGCCGGGCGGGTGCGGGAGCTTCGGCAGGGGGCGCTGGCGGAGGCTTCGGTGGGGTTCGGGTCGGTGGCGGCGCCCTGGCTGCCGCACGGGTTCTGA
- a CDS encoding PP2C family protein-serine/threonine phosphatase: protein MAAGRERRAEAETLTARLKHLVHRVRTGVRRSAVDYFRGDGSDWIALAGLLLTIPLIAAATLANSVWCSPALLVLPIVAGGLLLRPASLLGLYAAAATALIVESVQLGPYTEGPSRVTPGVVLVVAACGFFGLLIAQFRSRVGVPWRRGGTMLFDLRERIRVQSKLPKLPLGWHREMALRPAGGQSFSGDFVVAARTNGGRTMEVVLTDVSGKGMDAGSRALLLSGAFGGLLGSLPPHAFLPAANGYLLRQDWDEGFATSIHLVLDLDSGDYELYSAGHPPGLQLSAGSGRWEEKAAEGPLLGVYEGAQFDPVKGSLRPGDVLMLFTDGLVETSDRDIVEGIDRLTGEADRYVAGGFQGAAWHLIEAVARDVNDDRALLLICREGPTAQTTLR, encoded by the coding sequence ATGGCAGCAGGACGAGAGCGGCGCGCGGAAGCCGAAACGTTGACGGCCCGGTTGAAGCACTTGGTGCACCGGGTCCGCACCGGCGTGCGCAGAAGCGCCGTGGACTACTTCCGCGGTGACGGCTCGGACTGGATCGCGCTGGCCGGTCTGCTGCTCACCATCCCGCTGATCGCGGCCGCGACGCTCGCCAACTCGGTGTGGTGCTCACCGGCCCTGCTGGTCCTCCCGATCGTCGCGGGCGGCCTGCTGCTGCGCCCGGCCAGCCTGCTGGGCCTGTACGCGGCGGCGGCCACGGCGCTGATCGTGGAGTCGGTGCAGCTGGGCCCGTACACGGAGGGGCCGTCGCGGGTGACTCCCGGCGTGGTCCTGGTCGTTGCGGCCTGCGGTTTCTTCGGTCTCCTCATCGCCCAGTTCCGCAGCCGGGTCGGTGTGCCCTGGCGGCGCGGCGGCACCATGCTGTTCGACCTGCGGGAGCGCATCCGCGTGCAGAGCAAGCTGCCGAAGCTGCCGCTGGGTTGGCACCGGGAGATGGCGCTCCGGCCGGCCGGCGGCCAGTCCTTCTCCGGTGACTTCGTTGTCGCGGCCCGTACGAACGGCGGCCGCACCATGGAGGTCGTCCTCACGGACGTGTCCGGCAAGGGCATGGACGCGGGGTCGCGGGCGCTGCTGCTGTCGGGCGCGTTCGGCGGCCTGCTGGGCAGCCTGCCCCCGCACGCCTTCCTCCCGGCCGCGAACGGCTACCTGCTCCGCCAGGACTGGGACGAGGGCTTCGCCACGTCGATCCACCTGGTCCTCGACCTCGACTCCGGCGACTACGAGCTCTACTCCGCCGGCCACCCGCCGGGTCTCCAGCTCAGCGCGGGCAGCGGCCGCTGGGAGGAGAAGGCCGCGGAGGGCCCGCTGCTGGGTGTGTACGAGGGTGCCCAGTTCGACCCCGTGAAGGGCTCACTGCGCCCCGGTGACGTGTTGATGCTGTTCACGGACGGTCTGGTGGAAACGTCCGACCGCGACATCGTCGAAGGCATCGACCGCCTCACGGGCGAGGCCGACCGCTATGTGGCCGGGGGCTTCCAGGGGGCCGCCTGGCATCTGATCGAGGCGGTGGCGAGGGACGTGAACGACGACAGGGCGCTGCTGCTGATCTGCCGGGAGGGTCCGACGGCTCAGACGACGCTCCGCTGA
- a CDS encoding HD domain-containing protein, producing MTNTLPLSEVEAIARAAHAAQTDKAGRPYAEHLQAVAEGVRARGGDDEQIAAAWLHDAVEDVALSEQWLAQAPLSRRTKDIVLAVTKRAGETPEAYAGRILATPGALLVKEADLAHNADPARLAVLDEATRTRLTEKYARMRALLGLRA from the coding sequence GTGACGAACACGCTCCCGCTGTCCGAGGTCGAGGCCATCGCCCGCGCCGCGCACGCCGCCCAGACCGACAAGGCCGGCCGGCCCTACGCCGAACACCTCCAGGCCGTCGCGGAGGGCGTGCGCGCCCGCGGCGGTGACGACGAGCAGATCGCGGCGGCGTGGCTGCACGACGCCGTGGAGGACGTCGCACTGTCCGAACAGTGGCTGGCACAGGCCCCGCTGAGCCGTCGTACGAAGGACATCGTGCTCGCCGTCACCAAGCGGGCGGGGGAGACACCCGAGGCGTACGCCGGGCGCATCCTGGCCACTCCCGGCGCGCTCCTCGTGAAGGAGGCGGACCTGGCGCACAACGCCGATCCCGCGCGTCTCGCTGTCCTCGACGAGGCGACCCGCACACGACTGACCGAGAAGTACGCACGGATGCGCGCACTCCTCGGCCTCAGGGCGTAA
- a CDS encoding acyltransferase family protein, producing the protein MFHVPSPRSPQKQNEQNIRPSSAPKQRDAFFDNAKYLAIVLVAIGHSWEPLKGDSRVLQAAYMIVYAFHMPAFILISGFFSRSFDASPGRLKRLITGVAVPYIVFETVYPLFRRVVDHANAPDQEISLLDPWYLTWFLCALFVWRMTTPIWKTIRHPLPVALGVAMLASVTPNIGDDLDLQRVLQFLPFFVLGLCMKTEHFRLVRRRSVRIAAVPVFACALAFAWWAVPRMNAAWFYHRDAAQELGAPWWAGPVMVPALFGCSLLLTACFFSWVPGRGMWFTALGAGTLYGYLLHGFLIKTGEYRGWFDHAWLHRPLGEILVTVLAAAAVTLLCTRPVRRVFGFVMEPRMSWAFKPGAAELAREREKKEGRETREMREKQELREKVDA; encoded by the coding sequence ATGTTCCACGTGCCGAGTCCGCGTTCGCCGCAGAAGCAGAACGAACAGAACATCCGCCCCTCCTCCGCCCCCAAGCAGCGTGACGCGTTCTTCGACAACGCCAAGTACCTGGCGATCGTGCTCGTGGCCATCGGCCACTCCTGGGAACCTCTGAAGGGCGACAGCCGGGTCCTGCAGGCCGCGTACATGATCGTGTACGCCTTCCACATGCCGGCGTTCATCCTCATCTCCGGCTTCTTCTCCCGGAGTTTCGACGCCTCTCCCGGCCGGCTGAAGCGGCTGATCACCGGTGTCGCGGTGCCCTATATCGTGTTCGAGACCGTCTACCCGCTCTTCAGACGCGTCGTCGACCACGCCAACGCCCCCGACCAGGAGATCAGCCTCCTCGACCCGTGGTACCTGACCTGGTTCCTGTGCGCGCTGTTCGTCTGGCGGATGACCACCCCGATCTGGAAGACGATCCGTCACCCGCTGCCGGTCGCGCTCGGTGTCGCCATGCTGGCGTCGGTCACCCCGAACATCGGTGACGACCTGGACCTGCAGCGCGTCCTGCAGTTCCTGCCGTTCTTCGTGCTGGGGCTGTGCATGAAGACCGAACACTTCCGGCTGGTGCGCCGCCGTTCGGTGCGGATCGCGGCCGTGCCCGTCTTCGCGTGCGCGCTGGCCTTCGCCTGGTGGGCCGTGCCGCGGATGAACGCCGCGTGGTTCTACCACCGTGACGCCGCGCAGGAGTTGGGCGCGCCGTGGTGGGCCGGGCCCGTCATGGTGCCGGCGCTGTTCGGCTGCTCGCTGCTGCTGACCGCCTGCTTCTTCTCGTGGGTCCCGGGCCGCGGGATGTGGTTCACGGCACTCGGCGCGGGCACGCTGTACGGCTACCTGCTGCACGGCTTCCTCATCAAGACCGGCGAGTACCGGGGCTGGTTCGACCATGCCTGGCTGCACCGGCCGCTCGGCGAGATCCTGGTGACCGTCCTCGCGGCCGCGGCCGTCACGTTGCTGTGCACCAGGCCGGTGCGGCGGGTGTTCGGGTTCGTGATGGAGCCCAGGATGAGCTGGGCCTTCAAGCCCGGCGCAGCCGAACTGGCCCGCGAGCGCGAGAAGAAGGAGGGGCGGGAGACGAGGGAGATGCGCGAGAAGCAGGAACTGCGCGAGAAGGTCGACGCTTAG